The genomic region GTATCAAATATTGATAAAGTAGAAATACTTCCTGGAGGAAATGGAGTTTTATTTGGAGATGGAGCTACTGGTGGTGTAGTTAATATAATTACCAAAGCTGGAATAGATAAAACAGAATCATATATTGGGGCAAGATATGGAAGTAATAGTGAAAGAATTTTTAAAGCAGGAACAGCAACTAAAATTAATGATGACTTTTCTGTTCTTATAAATTACCAAAATGAAAATAGTAAAACTAACAGAAGTGGAGAAAGAGATAAAAATTATAATATTGATGTAACAGCTCTAGCTAAATTTGATGAAAAATCAGACTTCTCACTTAGATATGGTCATTATGAAAGAGAATTATCAACAGCAGACTTATTGACTAGAGATGAATGGAAATCTGACTCTAGACAATCTGGAGTAGATTTTGATGGAAGTGAATTACAAACAACTGAAATAAAAATGGAAATGAATGGTAGACCTGTTACAATAACAGCTACTCCTTTAGTAGGAAGTACAGATATGTTAAGTAAATCTAAAATTGAGAGAGATGATATAGCTCTTAATTATAGAAGAGAGATTAGTGATAGACTAGATTTTAATTTAACTACAAACTGGCAAAAAACTACAAATGATATTCATCAAAGAGAATCAACTTATAGAAATTTTGCTGGAGAAACAATAAACGGAAATTATATACCTGGTAAATTTGGGATGGCATATCACACTTATTATGCTGATTGGATAGGAACATTTACTGAAGAAAAATTCAAAATCAATCCATCTTTAAAATATGAATATAGTGGTGATAGTTATTTAATAGTTGGATATGACTATAAACTTCAAAAATCTAAAAGAGATTTTGACAACTATATAGATATGTATAAAGTATATAATTTAGATAGTGAAAAAGAGAGTCATGGAGCATATATCTTTAATAAAACTACTATAGGACAATTTGAATTTATGCAAGGATATAGAAGAGAATGGACTGAATTTGATACTACAAAAACAACTCATTACTATCATAAAGTTACTCCTGTTATGCCTGCTTGGGGATTGCCAACTGGATATGTTGATACTGGATTAAGTAGTGATAAAATAAAAAAATCTATGGTTAATGATAGTTATGAATTTGCTATAAACTATTTATATTCTGATACAGGAAATATCTATACTAGATTTGAGCAAAGCTTTAGAACACCTGCTCCTACTGAGTTTCAAGATAAAAAGAATAATGAGTATGCATTAAATGATTTAGAAGCAGAAACTAACCAAACTTTAGAAATAGGTATC from uncultured Fusobacterium sp. harbors:
- a CDS encoding TonB-dependent receptor; amino-acid sequence: MKKKLAFIFILNALMVLAENQNINLGQTIIKSNIGFDETLQSTPKNIQVITSEEIAEKNYKNVTEILEKSPLVTIKNDAMGQTIEMRGSGLNSKGTVQVMIDGMAINPVDINHGTLPLNSIPVSNIDKVEILPGGNGVLFGDGATGGVVNIITKAGIDKTESYIGARYGSNSERIFKAGTATKINDDFSVLINYQNENSKTNRSGERDKNYNIDVTALAKFDEKSDFSLRYGHYERELSTADLLTRDEWKSDSRQSGVDFDGSELQTTEIKMEMNGRPVTITATPLVGSTDMLSKSKIERDDIALNYRREISDRLDFNLTTNWQKTTNDIHQRESTYRNFAGETINGNYIPGKFGMAYHTYYADWIGTFTEEKFKINPSLKYEYSGDSYLIVGYDYKLQKSKRDFDNYIDMYKVYNLDSEKESHGAYIFNKTTIGQFEFMQGYRREWTEFDTTKTTHYYHKVTPVMPAWGLPTGYVDTGLSSDKIKKSMVNDSYEFAINYLYSDTGNIYTRFEQSFRTPAPTEFQDKKNNEYALNDLEAETNQTLEIGIKDYIYGSNIQLNLFAGRTKDEIYYNEVSHGSDWSYDNLDETRRLGIELSLDQDYGKFFFFEGISYIDAEINKDSDKSIEGNQVPYTSKFNANIGGGVRWNNNFNTILTLNYKDKYYLDRANQYKARSFITLDLTANYIFNNGLKLFAGINNLLDRQNFDQEAIENGVQVYDPSIERSYYTGFEYKF